The DNA window GGAGCCGAACCCACAGAGATATATGCAGTTACTGGAAGCCTAAAACACAAGTATGAAGACCATGCAAACATAATACTGAAATTCAACTCAAACCCAACGGGGATAATAGAAGCCAACTGGATTACACCAAAGAAGATTAGAGAACTAACAGTAACTGGAAGTGAGGGGAGAATAGTAGCAGACTACATAACGCAAGAAATAAGGATAGAGAATAGCAATGGAGTATACATCCCAAACACACAATATGAAGAACCATTAAAGAGGGAACTGGAAAACTTCATAAATGTGGTTTTGGGAATAGAGGAGCCAATAGCAACTGGGATGGATGGATTAATAGCAGTATACCTATGTGAATTAACGCTGAAATCATCGAAAACAGGGCAACCAATAAAGGTTGAGGGGATATGGAATAAATGAAAGCAATAATCCTAGCAGCTGGGAAGGGGACTAGACTAAACCCACTAACAAAATATAGACCAAAACACCTACTCCCAATAGCTGGAAAAACGTTACTTGAAAGGATAATAATTGAATTGAAGAAGGCTGGAGTGGAGGAGATTGGGTTAATAGTTGGATACATGAAAGATGAAATTCAAAGGATGATTGGTGATGGAAGCAAGTATAAAGTGAAGATCAATTACATAGTTCAAGAAGCACAGCTTGGAACTGCACATGCAATAAAGATGGCTGAAAAGTACGTTGACAATGAAAGATTCATAGTGGTATATGGAGACATAACAGTTAATGGCGAAATAATATTGAAGGCAATAAATAGGCATGAAGAAACAAATGCCGCAACAACAATAGTATCCACGGAAGTGGAAGATCCATGGAACTATGGAGTTCTAGATGTGGATCAAGATGGGATGCTGGTAAACATAGTTGAAAAACCTGAGATGGGGATGGAGCCAAGTAGGCAGATAAATGCAGGCATATACGTCATGGAGGGAGGGAAAATATTCAATGCAATAAATAGGACAAGCATATCCAAGAGGGGGGAATACGAGATAACAGATACATTCAAAGAACTAATTAAAAATGGGGAAAGGATTGCAGTTTGCAAGATACCTGGAAAATGGTGGAAAGATGTTGGGAGGCCATGGGACCTTCTGGAAGCAAATGAAGGGGAGATGAGTAAAATGGAGTATAATGGAAAAGTGCTTATTGGCTTGGGAAGCATAATTGGGGATGGCTGCATAATAAACCCACCAGTAATAATAGGTGCTGAAAGTAAAATTGGCTGTAAATCTATAATTGGACCGTACACGTATATAGGAGATCGTGTTGAAGTGGGATTTGGAAGTAAGATCCTTGGAAGCATAGTAATGGATGATACGGTAATAATGAATAATGTGGAAATAGGTTACAGTATAATAGCATCAAACTGTATAATTGAGGGGGATGTGAAATTCGAATATGAAGCTAAAGATGGGGGGAAAGTGAAAATGAGGGTTAAGGGGGTTGACGTGGATACTGGGAGGGATAGGATGGGTTCAGTGGTTGGAGACTATAGTTTCATAGGATGTGGAAGTATAATAGCTCCAGGAACGACAATACATCCGAATAGCATAATTCCACGCAGGAGACTCATATACTTCGACGTTGATGGAATCCTCTAACCCGCAGCTCCAGAAGTCTTAGACTTCTCGATCATCAATGCAATTTCATTCCATAAGCTTTCAACATAACGCTCCAACTCAGCCAATTGCTCCTTGCTAACCCTTGAAAATCTACCTTGAATCTTAATGTACTCCTCAATTGGCTTCCTATTCCTCTTATCTAGGAGTGGTTTGCATATATCACTCAATTTGAAGATTCCATGATCGATCTCATATAATGGCCACAGCCCAGTTTGAACAGCTAATCTACCAACCTCCACAGTCTTATCACTTGGGAATCTCCACCCAGTTGGGCATGGACAGTGTAAATGAATATATCTCATACCCCTAATGGATGCAGCCCTCCTAACCTTAGCCACAAAATCCAGTGGATAGGCAACTGAAGCTGTTGCAACGTATGGTATTCCATGGGCAGCCATTATCATAGGCAAATTCTTCTTATGCTCACCCTTACCAGTAATTGTCGTGGTAGTCCAAGCAGCATATGGAGTTGCACTACTCCTCTGAATACCAGTGTTCATGTAAGCTTCATTATCATAGCATACATAGATTATGTCATCATTCCTCTCAGCAGCACCGCTAAGGGAAGCCATACCAATATCTGCAGTTCCACCATCACCAGCCCATACAACCACATGAACATCCCTTTTACCAAGGACCTCAAAGCCTGCTTTAACACCAGCAGCAGCTGAGGGGGATGCTGCAAAAGCAATATTCAAGACTGGAACACCATATGAGGATTTAGGATATGGACCTTCAATTATCGTGGAGCAACATGCAGGTATTACAAGGACATATTTGCCCTCCAAGGCCTTACCAAGCATTCTCAAACCCATGGTGGCTGGACATCCTGGACATGCAGCGTTGCCAGGTAGAAGATACTCATTTAATGTTAAACTCCTTATGGGGATACTCATACTCAAACCACCTCCCTCAAACCCACCCATAAAGGTGGTTTTGGCTCCACCCCCCTATCAGCCATATCAATTAGGGTTTTGAA is part of the Candidatus Methanomethylicota archaeon genome and encodes:
- a CDS encoding NTP transferase domain-containing protein → MKAIILAAGKGTRLNPLTKYRPKHLLPIAGKTLLERIIIELKKAGVEEIGLIVGYMKDEIQRMIGDGSKYKVKINYIVQEAQLGTAHAIKMAEKYVDNERFIVVYGDITVNGEIILKAINRHEETNAATTIVSTEVEDPWNYGVLDVDQDGMLVNIVEKPEMGMEPSRQINAGIYVMEGGKIFNAINRTSISKRGEYEITDTFKELIKNGERIAVCKIPGKWWKDVGRPWDLLEANEGEMSKMEYNGKVLIGLGSIIGDGCIINPPVIIGAESKIGCKSIIGPYTYIGDRVEVGFGSKILGSIVMDDTVIMNNVEIGYSIIASNCIIEGDVKFEYEAKDGGKVKMRVKGVDVDTGRDRMGSVVGDYSFIGCGSIIAPGTTIHPNSIIPRRRLIYFDVDGIL
- a CDS encoding pyruvate synthase subunit beta is translated as MSIPIRSLTLNEYLLPGNAACPGCPATMGLRMLGKALEGKYVLVIPACCSTIIEGPYPKSSYGVPVLNIAFAASPSAAAGVKAGFEVLGKRDVHVVVWAGDGGTADIGMASLSGAAERNDDIIYVCYDNEAYMNTGIQRSSATPYAAWTTTTITGKGEHKKNLPMIMAAHGIPYVATASVAYPLDFVAKVRRAASIRGMRYIHLHCPCPTGWRFPSDKTVEVGRLAVQTGLWPLYEIDHGIFKLSDICKPLLDKRNRKPIEEYIKIQGRFSRVSKEQLAELERYVESLWNEIALMIEKSKTSGAAG